From Erigeron canadensis isolate Cc75 chromosome 8, C_canadensis_v1, whole genome shotgun sequence, one genomic window encodes:
- the LOC122610973 gene encoding uncharacterized protein LOC122610973 has protein sequence MQKRIGSTTIINEPFEWSNDSSLEVFVNVIESEEAESSIARSRAKSKVVNRNCWTASERLHRDYFFDEPKYDDDLFEERYRMSKRLFLKIVHDLESRYAYFQDSYDARLAKSFTPIQKCTSAIRQLATGNPSDEYNEYLEMAGRTSHECLQFFVTLSLTLIAPNICDLWIWHAFFGPPGALNDINVLQQSPLFLPERMGTAPYCPFSVNGRTYRPGYYLVDDIYLTWSTFVKAYKYPTDPKEKMFKTAQEAARKDIERAFGVLKGK, from the exons ATCAACGAACCGTTCGAATGGTCTAACGATAGTAGTTTAGAGGTGTTTGTGAACGTCATTGAGTCCGAAGAAGCCGAAAGTTCCATAGCGCGGTCACGGGCGAAATCTAAAGTCGTGAACCGCAACTGTTGGACCGCTTCAGAAAGGTTGCACCGCGACTACTTTTTTGATGAACCGAAATACGATGATGATCTTTTTGAAGAAAGGTATCGTATGTCTAAAAGACTATTTTTAAAGATTGTGCATGATCTTGAGTCAAGATACGCGTATTTTCAGGACTCGTATGATGCCCGGTTGGCCAAGAGTTTTACACCGATACAGAAGTGCACATCTGCCATCCGGCAACTTGCAACCGGTAACCCATCAGATGAGTACAACGAATATTTAGAGATGGCCGGGAGAACATCACATGAATGTCTTCAATTTTTTGTGACGCTATCGTTGACACTTATAGCACCGAATATCTGC GATTTATGGATATGGCACGCCTTTTTTGGTCCTCCGGGTGCTCTAAACGACATCAATGTGCTACAACAATCTCCCTTGTTCCTCCCCGAGCGTATGGGCACTGCTCCTTACTGTCCCTTCTCTGTAAATGGGCGTACGTATAGACCTGGGTACTATCTAGTCGATGACATATATCTTACATGGTCTACATTTGTTAAAGCGTACAAATACCCGACCGAcccaaaagaaaaaatgttcaaaACGGCACAAGAGGCGGCTCGCAAAGATATTGAACG